From Shewanella acanthi:
ACCTTTTGCAACGTCGGCTAATTGCGAAGCCGTGCGCGCTTGAGCCTTCAGGTTTTGACGGCTAAAGATTAACGAGGTTGGCGCATCACGACGCTCGATAGCTGCTTTCCAAGCCACAGCAGTTTCTGCCGCGTCACATGGACGCCATACCGCCATTCTTGGGGTCATACGCAGGTTAGCTAATTGCTCAACAGGTTGGTGAGTTGGGCCGTCTTCGCCTTGACCGATAGAGTCGTGTGTGTAAACGAAGATGTTTTGGATGCCCATCAGCGCAGACATACGTACCGCGTTACGAGCGTATTCCATAAACATCATGAAAGTCGCGCCGTAGTTGATAAAACCGCCGTGCAGAGACACACCGTTCATGATGCCGCTCATACCGAATTCGCGCACACCGTAGTAGACGTAGTTACCGGCAGGATCCTCTTGAATACCTTTAGAGCCAGACCACAGGGTCAGGTTAGAACCCGCTAAGTCAGCGCTGCCGCCTAACAGTTCTGGCAGAATAGCACCGAAGGCTGCAATCGCGTTTTGTGACGCTTTACGGCTCGCAATGCCTTCGCCTTTAGTTTGGCATTCTTGGATGAATGCTTGAGCTTTAGCTTCGAAATCAGCAGGTAATTCACCCTTGATTACGCGGCGATCAAATTCAGCGGCTAATTCTGGGTAAGCAGCAGCGTAAGCGGCGAACTTGTCGTTCCATGCAGCTTCACGTGACGCGCCCGTATCTTTTGCATCCCAACCCGCGTATACGTCTGCAGGGATTTCGAATGGCGCATGTGGCCAGCCGAGGAATTCGCGAGCCGCAGCAATTTCAGCATCACCTAATGGCGCGCCGTGGCAATCGTGGCTGCCTGATTTGTTTGGCGAACCAAAACCGATGATGGTTTTGCAGCAAATCATGGTTGGTTTGTCGGTAACCGCTTTAGCGGCTTCGATAGCCGCGCGGATAGCATCGCTATCGTGACCATCTACGCCAGCAATCACGTGCCAGCCGTAAGATTCGAAACGTTTTGGCGTATCGTCGGTGAACCAGCCTTCTACGTGACCGTCGATTGAAATACCGTTGTCATCCCAGAATGCAATCAGCTTACCTAAACCTAAGGTACCCGCTAATGAACAGGCCTCGTGGGAGATACCTTCCATTAAACAGCCATCGCCGAGGAAGCAGTAGGTGTAATGGTCAACGATATCGTGACCTTCACGGTTAAACTGGGCAGCTAAGGTTTTTTCTGCAATCGCCATACCGACAGCGTTGCTGATACCCGCGCCTAATGGACCAGTTGTGGTTTCAACACCTGGGGTGTAACCGTATTCTGGGTGGCCTGGGGTTTTAGAGTGTAATTGACGGAATTGCTTTAGCTCATCAATTGGCAGATCGTAACCGCTTAGGTGCAGCAGAGAGTAGATCAGCATAGAGCCATGGCCGTTAGATAGGATGAAACGATCTCTATCGACCCATTTTGGATTGTTCGGGTTGTGCTTTAGGAAATCGTTCCACAGCACTTCAGCAATGTCTGCCATGCCCATTGGGGCGCCTGGGTGACCTGAGTTTGCTTTTTGAACTGCATCCATACTTAACGCACGGATCGCGTTGGCGAGTACTTTACGGGAAGACATGCTCTCTCCTGCTTAATTTGTGAGGTCTAGCGGGCAATTTGGACGCATATTTTCCCTTACATAACGGGCTGACGCAAACGAAAATTGCATTCAAATAGCCAAAGTATGACGGATAGCGGCTGCTAACTGGTGGAAGATTTTCCCTTAAGCCAACACCGCACCACTCATTTGTAATACAATAACTCAAATAAAGATATTCATTTTTAACCCAGCAACAAACCCTCCCAAGTATAAAAAATCTATCGACGTTATCCTCCCCAAAATACTAATAATGAGAACGGTGATAATTCCAGCATAAACATACTGCCGTTTTTTCATTTAGTTAGGATAAAAAATCGACTAATGCATTTAAGGCAGAATTTGGGCGACGCCTCACTTTAGACACAAATATTTAGATTAGGGGGTGTCATCGAAGTGAATTTCCACTAAAATAGCCGTCTAGATGTAGATGCTTCTACACGTTTGTTTTTTAACGACGAGATTTTCCTACTATGGCAAAGCACTTGTTTACTTCTGAGTCGGTCTCAGAAGGTCATCCCGATAAGATTGCAGATCAGATTTCTGATGCTGTGCTAGATGCGATTCTGGCTCAAGATCCTAAAGCACGCGTGGCGTGTGAAACCTATGTCAAAACCGGTATGGTATTAGTTGGTGGTGAAGTCACTACCTCTGCCTGGGTTGATATTGAAGAGCTGACCCGTAAAACTGTCCGCGAAATTGGTTACGTCCATTCAGATATGGGCTTTGACGCCGATTCTTGTGCAGTATTAAACGCGATTGGTAAACAATCTCCAGACATCAACCAAGGTGTTGACCGTGCCGATCCAAAAGAGCAAGGCGCAGGCGACCAAGGTTTAATGTTTGGTTATGCCAGCAACGAAACTGACATTCTGATGCCAGCGCCTATCACCTATGCCCACGCATTAGTGAAACGCCAATCAGAAGTCCGTAAAGACGGCACTCTGCCATGGCTACGCCCTGACGCGAAAAGCCAAGTCACCTTTGCTTACGAAGACAACAAGATTGTGGGCATCGATGCGATCGTTCTGTCTACCCAGCACAGCCCTGACATCGCACAAGACGATTTGATCGAAGGCGTGATGGAAACCATCATCAAGCCTGTTCTGCCAGCACAATGGCTGAACAAGGACACTAAATACTTCATCAACCCAACTGGCCGTTTTGTTATCGGTGGTCCAATGGGTGACTGTGGTTTAACGGGTCGTAAGATCATCGTTGATACCTACGGTGGTATGGCGCGTCACGGCGGTGGTGCTTTCTCTGGTAAAGACCCATCTAAAGTAGACCGTAGTGCGGCCTATGCTGCCCGTTATGTCGCTAAAAACATTGTTGCAGCAGGCCTAGCTGACCGTTGTGAGATCCAAGTATCTTACGCCATCGGTGTTGCTGAACCGACGTCTATCAGCGTTGAGACCTTCGGTACAGGCAAAGTCTCTGAAGAAGTCTTAATCAAGTTAGTACGTCAACACTTCGACCTGCGCCCATACGGCCTGACTGAAATGTTGAACCTAGCTCGCCCAATTTATCAGGCTACCGCTGCCTACGGTCATTTCGGCCGCAGCGAATTCCCATGGGAAGCGACTGATAAAGCTGATGCACTGCGTGCCGACGCGGGTTTCTAATCACTGTCATTCATGATTTATTGATTTGATAAGTGATTCAGACATAAAAAAACCGCTAATGAGCGGTTTTTTTATGTCTTTAATTTGACGCAAGTATTATCAGTGCAACTCAGTTCGTTCTAGCAATGATCAAAATGGCTATTCTGCATACACAACAGCGTAATTTGCTCGTCCGATAACAGCGCGCATTCCTGTTGTTTCATCCCTTGAGCCAGTCTCACCTGCGAGTCATTCAGCAATTCGATTTGAGCCAAATAGGCATTGGTTCTGCCGCAATCGAGCCAAACTCCAGCACAGGTTAACCAGTAGTGAGGTTTCGCCTCAGTGAAGCTCACCTCAAATCCTTCGGCTTGAAATCCATTTAAAGCAAGTTCAGATAACAGCACCCTCAGATTATCCCAGGCGGATAAATTAACTTCTGCGTACTTTACTAACAGCTGAGTTACCGTCTTATCTATTTCTTCTGCAATATCAGCCATATTACTCATTCCTGCCCCTTAAATTCAGATTGCTTAGGCGCAAAGCATTCGGTTTAGCCACAGTCACGCGGTTTAACCAAAGTAATTCGGTTTAACAAAAATCACTCGGTAAGCGCCGCCATTAAGTAATAATCCCGGCCACTAAAGCTAAAATAATCGAGCACTTGCATTGAGGCTTTACGGGTATGGGCGGCAAAGGAGCGTTCATTCTCCTCGGCAATAAAGGTCACCATATAGCGAAAATGGGCACGGATCTCATGGCTTAAAGCCTTAACCAGCGCCTCAAATACACCTTGACCGCGATATTGACTATTCACCCAAATAGGTCCGTATTGGCAACTATTCTGTTTAGTTAAACTGCGAAACTCGTCGCTGGCACCTGCGCCAATTTTACTCAAGCGATTAAGCAAGTTGCGATAAATCGGCCAAGCCTCGAAGAATGACCAGCGCCCCGCTATCACATAGCCAATGATTTGGCCTTTGTCCTCGGCCAACATAATCCAGTGCTGGTTTACCAATTCAATCAATTCGGCCCGACTAAAAGATTGTCCCTCAAGATTACCGCCCGTCGAACTCAGTTCATCATTCAGATATTGCTTTTCTAATACGGCTAAAACATCGACATCTGTAAGGGTAGCTAAACGTGTGTTCACTGGCATTCTCGGTACATTGAAGGGCTATTAACAGCGATGATTGCCCGCAGTATACCCCAGTCTGCTAAGTCTTGAGCTATACGGCAGATGAATTGTTGATTTTTTAGCTTGTCGATTTGCAAAAAAACCTGTTATTTTCCTAAACTTAACCCATCTTATTGAATAGTAAGGTTCATCCATGCTGCCTGAGACAATAAACCCCAATGTCAGTCTGCTCGATAGTGACCACCAGCAAATCAACTTAGGCCGCTGGATGCACCAATGCGAATTGATCAAAAGCTATTACAGCGCTACCTGTGCCTTTGTGCTGCAATTAACTCAATCAGGCTTTGAGATTATTGTCAGCTCTGTCAGCGAAAAGCCTCTATTCACTTCGGGTACTTTCTACCCCGAAGATTTTCCGC
This genomic window contains:
- the tkt gene encoding transketolase, with the protein product MSSRKVLANAIRALSMDAVQKANSGHPGAPMGMADIAEVLWNDFLKHNPNNPKWVDRDRFILSNGHGSMLIYSLLHLSGYDLPIDELKQFRQLHSKTPGHPEYGYTPGVETTTGPLGAGISNAVGMAIAEKTLAAQFNREGHDIVDHYTYCFLGDGCLMEGISHEACSLAGTLGLGKLIAFWDDNGISIDGHVEGWFTDDTPKRFESYGWHVIAGVDGHDSDAIRAAIEAAKAVTDKPTMICCKTIIGFGSPNKSGSHDCHGAPLGDAEIAAAREFLGWPHAPFEIPADVYAGWDAKDTGASREAAWNDKFAAYAAAYPELAAEFDRRVIKGELPADFEAKAQAFIQECQTKGEGIASRKASQNAIAAFGAILPELLGGSADLAGSNLTLWSGSKGIQEDPAGNYVYYGVREFGMSGIMNGVSLHGGFINYGATFMMFMEYARNAVRMSALMGIQNIFVYTHDSIGQGEDGPTHQPVEQLANLRMTPRMAVWRPCDAAETAVAWKAAIERRDAPTSLIFSRQNLKAQARTASQLADVAKGAYVLQDCAGTPDYILIATGSEVQLAMDSAAALTAEGKNVRVVSMPSNTEFDKQDAAYKESVLPKAVTKRVAIEAAHTDFWYKYVGFEGAVVGMTTFGESAPGNVLFKHFGFTVENVVNTAKALD
- the metK gene encoding methionine adenosyltransferase; translation: MAKHLFTSESVSEGHPDKIADQISDAVLDAILAQDPKARVACETYVKTGMVLVGGEVTTSAWVDIEELTRKTVREIGYVHSDMGFDADSCAVLNAIGKQSPDINQGVDRADPKEQGAGDQGLMFGYASNETDILMPAPITYAHALVKRQSEVRKDGTLPWLRPDAKSQVTFAYEDNKIVGIDAIVLSTQHSPDIAQDDLIEGVMETIIKPVLPAQWLNKDTKYFINPTGRFVIGGPMGDCGLTGRKIIVDTYGGMARHGGGAFSGKDPSKVDRSAAYAARYVAKNIVAAGLADRCEIQVSYAIGVAEPTSISVETFGTGKVSEEVLIKLVRQHFDLRPYGLTEMLNLARPIYQATAAYGHFGRSEFPWEATDKADALRADAGF
- a CDS encoding GNAT family N-acetyltransferase gives rise to the protein MPVNTRLATLTDVDVLAVLEKQYLNDELSSTGGNLEGQSFSRAELIELVNQHWIMLAEDKGQIIGYVIAGRWSFFEAWPIYRNLLNRLSKIGAGASDEFRSLTKQNSCQYGPIWVNSQYRGQGVFEALVKALSHEIRAHFRYMVTFIAEENERSFAAHTRKASMQVLDYFSFSGRDYYLMAALTE